In the Paraflavitalea devenefica genome, one interval contains:
- the kduI gene encoding 5-dehydro-4-deoxy-D-glucuronate isomerase: MEIRFQNSPKETSRMNTQELRENFHIPVLMQDDNVQLVYSHYDRVIIGGVKPFSKAVELPNHTELRADYFLERRELGIINVGGNGRVEADGVKHSLDKLDCLYLGKGVKKVSFISDDKNAPAVFFLLSSPAHHAYPTRKLTKEEASPVELGDQTTANRRTIYKYIHADGIQSCQLVMGLTVLSSGSVWNTMPPHTHTRRMEAYFYFDVPEQHRVFHFMGEPTETRHLLVANHEAIVSPPWSIHSGCGTSNYSFIWGMAGENYTFTDMDAVAIADIR; the protein is encoded by the coding sequence ATGGAGATACGTTTTCAGAATAGTCCGAAAGAAACAAGCCGCATGAACACCCAAGAGCTGCGGGAAAACTTTCACATTCCGGTGCTCATGCAGGACGATAACGTTCAATTGGTCTATTCGCATTATGACCGTGTGATCATTGGCGGGGTGAAACCTTTCAGTAAAGCAGTAGAATTACCCAATCATACAGAACTGCGTGCAGATTATTTTCTGGAACGCCGTGAGCTGGGTATCATCAATGTGGGTGGCAATGGAAGGGTAGAAGCTGATGGCGTAAAACATAGCCTTGACAAACTCGACTGCCTCTACCTGGGTAAAGGCGTTAAAAAAGTATCTTTTATCAGTGATGACAAAAATGCACCGGCGGTATTCTTCTTATTATCCTCACCGGCGCATCATGCATACCCTACCAGGAAGCTGACCAAAGAAGAAGCGTCACCGGTGGAACTGGGCGATCAAACTACAGCCAACCGCCGCACCATCTATAAATACATCCATGCAGATGGCATTCAGAGTTGCCAACTGGTAATGGGGCTTACGGTGTTAAGCAGTGGCAGTGTATGGAATACCATGCCGCCCCACACGCATACCCGCCGTATGGAAGCTTACTTTTACTTTGATGTACCGGAGCAACACAGGGTATTTCATTTTATGGGTGAGCCAACGGAAACAAGGCACCTGCTCGTGGCCAATCATGAAGCTATTGTGTCTCCGCCCTGGTCCATACATTCCGGTTGCGGCACTTCCAACTATTCCTTCATTTGGGGAATGGCCGGTGAAAACTATACCTTCACCGATATGGATGCCGTAGCCATCGCTGATATCAGATAA
- a CDS encoding sugar kinase codes for MKGTVFCFGELLLRMSPVLNRAWIQSNSMPVYVGGAELNVATALARWGLPAKYSTALPDNYLSKEICEEIQTKKIDTSAIHFSGSRVGVYYLPQGADMKNAGVIYDRAHSSFAELRPGMIDWDAILKDAAWFHFSAISPALNENVVAVCKEGAAAAAAKGITVSVDLNYRAKLWQYGKQPVQVMPELAQYCDVIMGNIWAAGNLLGIPVDPNIHINGRKEDFLQHAQKTSEAIQQQYPKCKVVANTFRFDHGDGGILYYAALFTGGKLYNTAELIANKIIDKVGSGDCFMAGLIYGLYHQHPAQQVIDVAARAAFGKLMEKGDATSQDMETIIAQLSKQS; via the coding sequence ATGAAAGGAACCGTATTTTGTTTTGGTGAACTCTTACTGCGCATGTCCCCCGTGCTCAACAGGGCATGGATACAAAGCAATTCCATGCCGGTATACGTAGGGGGCGCTGAACTCAACGTGGCCACTGCACTGGCGCGCTGGGGGCTGCCTGCCAAATACAGTACAGCATTGCCTGATAACTACTTGTCAAAAGAGATCTGCGAAGAAATACAGACTAAAAAAATAGATACTTCCGCCATTCATTTCTCCGGTAGCCGCGTAGGTGTATACTACCTGCCGCAGGGAGCCGATATGAAAAATGCCGGCGTTATTTACGACCGGGCGCACTCCTCCTTTGCTGAACTGCGGCCCGGTATGATAGACTGGGATGCCATACTGAAAGATGCTGCCTGGTTCCACTTTAGTGCCATCAGTCCGGCACTCAATGAAAATGTGGTAGCTGTCTGTAAAGAAGGCGCTGCCGCCGCCGCCGCCAAAGGCATCACTGTTTCGGTTGACCTTAACTACCGCGCCAAGCTATGGCAGTACGGCAAACAACCGGTACAGGTCATGCCCGAGCTGGCGCAATATTGTGATGTCATCATGGGCAACATCTGGGCGGCGGGCAACCTGCTGGGTATCCCTGTAGATCCCAACATACACATCAATGGCAGGAAAGAAGATTTCCTGCAACATGCCCAAAAAACGTCAGAAGCCATACAACAACAATACCCGAAATGTAAAGTAGTAGCCAATACCTTCCGTTTTGATCATGGTGATGGCGGTATCTTATACTATGCTGCTTTATTCACTGGCGGAAAATTATACAACACAGCCGAGCTTATTGCCAATAAGATCATTGATAAAGTAGGCAGCGGCGATTGTTTCATGGCTGGTCTTATCTATGGCCTCTATCATCAGCATCCTGCACAGCAGGTCATTGATGTGGCGGCCCGGGCGGCATTCGGTAAGCTCATGGAAAAGGGAGATGCTACCAGCCAGGACATGGAAACCATTATTGCACAATTAAGCAAGCAAAGCTGA
- a CDS encoding beta/alpha barrel domain-containing protein — translation MEGIIKRIAEQGVLPLYFHPDATVSVEVLKALYAAGIRAVEYTNRGEAALDNFKLLKETRDKELPELLLGIGTIKRKKEAKAFIKAGADFIIAPGIIEEVAETVHKEEMVWIPGCMTTTEIIRAEDAGAKLIKLFPGNLLGPAFVSAIKELFPDLLFMPTGGVEVNKENLTGWFKAGVAAVGMGSKLITKEILEKKDYEQLINKTKEAIALVNEVRNVNN, via the coding sequence ATGGAAGGAATTATTAAAAGGATTGCTGAACAGGGGGTATTGCCCTTATACTTTCATCCCGACGCCACAGTAAGTGTAGAAGTGCTCAAAGCATTATATGCGGCTGGTATCAGGGCGGTGGAATATACCAATCGCGGCGAAGCTGCCCTGGACAACTTCAAACTGCTCAAGGAAACCCGTGATAAAGAACTGCCTGAGCTCTTATTAGGCATCGGTACCATTAAAAGAAAGAAAGAAGCCAAAGCCTTCATAAAAGCAGGGGCTGATTTCATCATTGCTCCTGGTATCATAGAAGAAGTGGCCGAAACCGTGCACAAAGAAGAAATGGTATGGATCCCGGGTTGCATGACCACTACCGAGATCATCCGGGCAGAAGATGCCGGTGCTAAACTCATAAAACTATTCCCCGGTAATTTACTGGGGCCTGCCTTTGTAAGCGCCATCAAAGAACTCTTTCCCGATCTGCTCTTCATGCCTACCGGTGGGGTGGAAGTAAACAAAGAGAACCTCACAGGCTGGTTCAAAGCAGGCGTGGCGGCAGTAGGTATGGGCAGCAAGCTCATCACCAAAGAAATACTGGAAAAGAAAGATTACGAACAACTGATCAATAAAACAAAGGAGGCAATAGCATTGGTAAATGAAGTAAGGAACGTTAACAATTAA
- a CDS encoding MFS transporter: protein MQQAIGKYRWTICALLFFATTVNYLDRQVLSLLQPHLEKIYNWTSSDYANITAMFQFTYAIFMLFAGRIIDKLGTKKGYAWAIVIWSLGAIIHAEADAIGKSIAGILGLVGVTALSVSVVGFMFSRAILALGEAGNFPAAIKATAEYFPKKERSLATGIFNSGANVGAILAPLTVPWINTHWGWEAAFIIIGAIGFLWLFFWLVLYDKPEKQKRLSATELAYINSGEGEAPSTLPLSEQNEKVSWIKVLSYKQTWAFAVGKFCTDGIWWFFLFWLPAYLKAQYGMVGEAIQLPLAVCYTFAMIGSITGGWFPMYFIRKGYQAYDGRMRAMLLIAVFPLVVLAAQPLGYISFWVPVFFIGIGTAAHQAWSANIFTTVSDMFPKKAIGSVVGIGGMAGGIGGVLVTKLGGWIFDAYKFTGIAKSWVEAKAAGLGDFASQLMNMKLVNKHGSVINLNTTELSNLPKEVTEQVKAIDPALFEKLLALQKPLVQAEMTTAYTIMFAICAVAYLLAWTIMKSLVPKYKPITDL, encoded by the coding sequence ATGCAGCAAGCCATAGGCAAATACAGGTGGACCATTTGTGCACTCTTATTCTTTGCAACAACTGTCAACTACCTCGACAGACAGGTATTAAGTCTCTTACAACCACACCTGGAGAAAATATACAACTGGACAAGCAGTGATTATGCCAACATTACAGCCATGTTCCAGTTTACCTATGCCATCTTCATGTTATTTGCCGGGCGCATCATTGACAAGCTGGGTACTAAAAAAGGATATGCCTGGGCCATCGTTATCTGGTCATTAGGCGCTATTATCCATGCAGAAGCTGATGCCATAGGTAAGTCTATAGCCGGCATACTGGGACTGGTGGGCGTAACGGCGCTTTCTGTTTCGGTAGTCGGTTTCATGTTTTCCCGCGCCATCCTGGCCCTGGGTGAGGCCGGCAACTTCCCTGCTGCCATCAAAGCCACGGCCGAATACTTTCCCAAGAAAGAACGTTCACTGGCTACCGGTATCTTTAATTCCGGCGCCAATGTAGGCGCCATCCTGGCGCCGCTTACGGTACCCTGGATCAATACACACTGGGGATGGGAAGCTGCCTTCATCATCATCGGCGCCATTGGTTTTCTATGGCTCTTCTTCTGGTTGGTGTTATATGATAAACCGGAAAAGCAAAAAAGACTATCTGCTACTGAACTTGCTTACATCAACAGCGGTGAAGGCGAAGCGCCTTCCACACTACCGTTAAGTGAGCAAAATGAGAAAGTATCCTGGATCAAAGTATTGAGCTATAAGCAGACCTGGGCCTTTGCTGTTGGTAAATTTTGTACCGATGGCATCTGGTGGTTTTTCCTGTTCTGGCTCCCTGCTTACCTCAAAGCGCAATACGGTATGGTAGGAGAAGCCATTCAGTTGCCCCTGGCAGTTTGTTACACCTTTGCCATGATCGGTAGCATTACCGGTGGCTGGTTCCCGATGTACTTCATCAGGAAGGGATACCAGGCTTATGATGGCCGTATGCGTGCGATGCTGCTCATTGCTGTGTTCCCATTGGTCGTATTGGCGGCACAGCCATTAGGTTATATTAGCTTTTGGGTACCGGTATTCTTCATAGGTATTGGAACAGCAGCGCACCAGGCATGGAGCGCCAACATCTTTACCACCGTATCCGACATGTTCCCCAAAAAAGCAATAGGCTCCGTGGTAGGCATTGGTGGTATGGCTGGTGGTATCGGAGGGGTACTCGTTACCAAACTGGGTGGCTGGATATTTGATGCGTATAAATTTACGGGCATCGCTAAGTCATGGGTAGAGGCCAAAGCTGCCGGCCTGGGCGACTTTGCCAGCCAACTCATGAACATGAAGCTGGTTAACAAACACGGCAGCGTCATCAACCTCAATACCACAGAGCTCAGCAACCTGCCCAAAGAAGTGACGGAACAGGTGAAAGCGATAGACCCCGCTTTATTTGAAAAACTGCTGGCTCTCCAAAAGCCACTGGTGCAGGCAGAAATGACCACGGCTTACACCATCATGTTTGCCATCTGTGCCGTAGCTTACCTGCTGGCATGGACCATCATGAAATCACTCGTTCCTAAATACAAACCCATTACCGACCTGTAA
- a CDS encoding DMT family transporter, with the protein MSWIILIIAGLFEVGFTTCLKLSNNFTNWKWSVAFGVCITLSFLLLNKAIQHIPIGTAYAVWTGIGAVGTVIMGITLYKEPADFWRMFFIFLLIGSIVGLKVVSKQA; encoded by the coding sequence ATGTCGTGGATTATTTTAATTATTGCCGGATTGTTTGAAGTGGGTTTCACCACCTGTTTAAAGCTATCGAATAATTTTACGAACTGGAAATGGTCAGTTGCTTTTGGTGTGTGTATTACATTGAGCTTCCTGCTGCTGAATAAAGCCATCCAGCATATACCCATTGGTACGGCTTATGCAGTATGGACTGGCATAGGCGCTGTAGGCACTGTGATTATGGGTATCACGTTGTATAAAGAGCCGGCTGATTTCTGGCGTATGTTCTTTATTTTCCTGCTGATCGGTTCGATCGTGGGGTTGAAAGTTGTTTCCAAACAGGCATAA
- a CDS encoding ThuA domain-containing protein, with translation MMYPTKLTGVLSLFLFLSFTAPAQKNKILVFCKTAGYHHQSIAEGKLAIIKLGAGNKFGVDTSSDATVFTKDNLKKYKAVVFLNTTGNVLDDAQQAAFEQYIRSGGGFVGVHAATDTEYDWPWYGRLVGAYFKSHPATQEATLDVIDDKHTSTKHLPKRWTRKDEWYNYKWMSDSVHVTMTIDESTYTGNRMGTTHPMSWYHAFEGGRAFYTELGHTNESFTTDTLYLQHLLGGIQYAMKK, from the coding sequence ATGATGTATCCAACTAAGCTAACAGGTGTTCTTTCCTTGTTTTTGTTCCTGTCTTTTACTGCACCAGCTCAGAAGAATAAGATACTGGTATTTTGTAAAACGGCCGGTTATCACCATCAATCCATTGCTGAAGGCAAGCTGGCGATTATTAAGCTGGGTGCCGGGAATAAGTTTGGGGTAGACACCAGTTCCGATGCCACTGTATTCACGAAGGACAACCTGAAAAAGTATAAAGCTGTTGTATTCCTGAATACTACTGGTAATGTACTGGATGATGCCCAGCAGGCTGCTTTTGAACAGTATATCCGCTCCGGTGGCGGATTTGTAGGTGTACATGCCGCTACCGATACAGAGTATGACTGGCCCTGGTATGGCCGGCTGGTAGGCGCTTATTTTAAAAGTCACCCGGCCACGCAGGAAGCGACACTGGATGTGATTGATGATAAACATACCTCTACGAAACATTTACCGAAGCGGTGGACGCGGAAAGACGAGTGGTATAATTATAAATGGATGTCGGACAGTGTGCATGTAACGATGACGATTGATGAAAGCACGTACACCGGCAACCGCATGGGTACCACCCACCCCATGAGCTGGTACCATGCATTTGAAGGAGGCCGCGCTTTTTATACCGAACTGGGACATACGAATGAATCTTTTACTACAGATACCCTGTACCTCCAACATTTGCTGGGCGGGATACAGTATGCGATGAAGAAGTAA
- a CDS encoding aminotransferase class I/II-fold pyridoxal phosphate-dependent enzyme, which translates to MTDFTSSLYLGMKHSSSELNGWQRLTTGVPAALWEATLPTQVGDRVAGMQGLEKGLTAPSTLHLYWDLFGFLVRQPVILFIDQKIYPVSRYGIEKLLLHNRSVHTFRHFDAAQVARLVKKEVTGSAIPVVVSDGWCPACGRAAPLQQYAAIVKPFNGLVIVDDTQAFGILGAAKQTRQPYGKGGGGLLPWLSLQSPSIITIVSLAKGLGVPMSVISGTKAFINAFAAHSQTRVNSSPVSQAHLQAALNAFRINRSEGDQRRAVLYRNIGLLKALLQEAGIFPQGGIFPVQTIRCRTRQQIIRLFEGLKKEHIRTVLVTPHGEQQPALSLILRSDHTTGDIRRLADGIRKQYSLLKQHHYVHDFTGNTHRAGSAENAAG; encoded by the coding sequence ATGACCGATTTTACATCGTCGCTGTATCTCGGAATGAAACATAGCAGTAGTGAACTCAATGGTTGGCAACGATTGACGACCGGCGTACCTGCCGCGCTTTGGGAAGCAACCCTCCCTACACAGGTGGGTGATCGCGTGGCAGGTATGCAGGGATTGGAAAAAGGACTAACAGCGCCTTCCACCCTGCACCTCTATTGGGATCTCTTTGGGTTCCTGGTCAGGCAGCCGGTGATCCTCTTCATAGATCAGAAGATCTATCCTGTTTCGAGGTATGGCATAGAAAAGCTGTTGCTCCATAATAGGTCCGTACACACATTCAGGCATTTTGATGCCGCCCAGGTGGCAAGGCTCGTAAAAAAAGAGGTGACCGGATCAGCCATACCGGTAGTGGTCAGTGATGGCTGGTGCCCCGCCTGTGGCCGTGCTGCCCCGCTGCAGCAATATGCAGCTATTGTAAAACCGTTCAACGGCCTGGTCATCGTAGATGATACGCAGGCATTCGGGATACTGGGGGCTGCAAAACAAACCCGGCAGCCGTATGGCAAAGGTGGTGGCGGACTGCTGCCATGGTTATCCCTGCAGTCACCATCCATCATCACCATCGTATCGCTGGCCAAAGGATTGGGTGTACCCATGTCCGTCATAAGTGGTACAAAGGCATTCATCAATGCCTTTGCTGCGCATAGTCAAACGAGGGTCAACTCAAGTCCGGTAAGCCAGGCACACCTGCAGGCGGCGCTCAACGCTTTCCGCATCAACCGTTCGGAAGGCGATCAACGGCGGGCAGTCCTTTACCGCAACATTGGCTTATTAAAGGCTTTGTTGCAGGAAGCCGGCATCTTTCCGCAAGGTGGCATCTTTCCGGTGCAAACCATTCGTTGCCGCACCCGTCAGCAAATCATCCGCCTCTTTGAGGGATTAAAAAAGGAACATATCAGAACGGTTTTGGTCACACCACATGGAGAACAACAGCCGGCCCTTTCGCTCATACTCCGCAGCGATCATACCACCGGCGATATCCGTAGGCTGGCCGATGGTATCAGGAAACAGTATTCATTACTAAAACAACATCATTATGTCCACGATTTTACAGGAAATACTCACCGAGCAGGAAGTGCTGAAAATGCCGCCGGGTGA
- a CDS encoding amidohydrolase family protein, translated as MLIIDAHCHAGKGDGLTGPWDTSAPLNNFLRWSQEAGIQRTNLFAAFHSDYAKANAAVSAIVNKQPDRFYGFAFVHAVNDQGRVFDLVNKAVTQYGFCGIKVHRHDARISREIVEAARYFSLPVLYDVVGEVSMIELLATEYPDVNFIIPHLSSFSDDWRAQIALIPMLERHPNIYTDTSGIRRFDLLEMAFKRAGAGKIIFGSDGPWLHPAVELKKVLVLTRNKTDLQRMLAGNFLRLTEKVRNGEYKTAGRPKPSFSKTTEPLTYEYRDPWLIK; from the coding sequence ATGCTCATCATAGACGCACACTGCCACGCCGGAAAAGGAGACGGACTCACCGGGCCCTGGGATACCAGCGCACCGCTCAACAACTTTTTGCGCTGGTCGCAGGAAGCAGGTATACAAAGGACCAACCTCTTTGCCGCCTTTCATTCAGACTATGCAAAGGCCAATGCGGCAGTGTCGGCTATTGTGAATAAACAGCCCGACAGGTTTTATGGATTTGCTTTTGTGCATGCGGTGAACGACCAGGGCCGTGTCTTTGACCTGGTGAATAAGGCGGTAACACAATATGGCTTTTGTGGTATCAAAGTGCACCGGCATGATGCCCGCATCTCCCGGGAAATAGTTGAAGCGGCCAGGTACTTTTCCCTGCCGGTCCTTTATGATGTAGTAGGTGAAGTATCTATGATCGAGCTGCTGGCTACGGAATACCCGGATGTGAACTTCATCATTCCACACCTGTCCAGCTTTTCCGACGACTGGCGGGCGCAGATCGCGCTCATCCCTATGTTGGAAAGGCATCCCAACATCTATACCGATACCTCCGGTATCCGCCGTTTCGACCTGTTGGAAATGGCCTTCAAACGGGCAGGGGCAGGGAAGATCATCTTTGGCTCTGATGGCCCCTGGCTGCATCCTGCGGTGGAACTAAAAAAAGTCTTGGTGCTTACCCGCAATAAAACCGATCTGCAACGCATGCTGGCCGGCAATTTTCTGCGGCTTACGGAGAAAGTGCGCAATGGCGAATACAAAACAGCCGGCCGCCCCAAACCCTCCTTCTCCAAAACAACAGAACCCCTTACTTACGAATACCGCGATCCGTGGCTGATCAAATAA